The proteins below are encoded in one region of Saccopteryx leptura isolate mSacLep1 chromosome 1, mSacLep1_pri_phased_curated, whole genome shotgun sequence:
- the BTG4 gene encoding protein BTG4 translates to MRDEIATAVFFVTRLVKKHNKLSKQQIENFAEKLMTILFETYRSHWHSDCPSKGQAFRCIRINNNQNKDPILQRACAESNVEFSHLGLPKEMTLWVDPFEVCCRYGEKNHPFTVASFKGRWKEREISQQILHAVSRATLDYSSTSSGEESCNKEPQTIPKVSNPKSVYQVGKLKRPFQSWFQIPHKKYMADGHLGLLGNVYHVLPKNPKGPNLASGCQVDRIL, encoded by the exons ATGAGAGATGAAATTGCAACAGCAGTCTTTTTTGTCACAAGATTGGTGAAAAAGCATAACAAATTGAGTAAGCAACAGATAGAAAACTTCGCAGAAAAGCTGATGACTATCTTGTTTGAAACATACAGAAGTCACTGGCACTCTGATTGCCCTTCTAAAGGGCAAGCCTTCAG GTGTATCAGGATAAACAATAACCAGAATAAAGATCCCATTCTACAAAGGGCTTGTGCTGAAAGTAACGTGGAATTTTCTcacctgggacttccaaaagAGATGACTTTATGGGTAGATCCCTTTGAAGTTTGCTGTAG GTATGGTGAGAAAAATCATCCATTTACAGTTGCTTCTTTCAAAGGCAGATGGAAGGAACGGGAGATCTCCCAACAGATCCTTCATGCTGTCAGTAGAGCCACACTAGACTATTCCAGCACTTCCTCGGGTGAAGAAAGTTGTAACAAAGAACCTCAGACAATTCCTAAAGTCAGCAATCCAAAGAGTGTTTACCAG gttggAAAGTTGAAACGGCCCTTTCAATCTTGGTTTCAAATCCCTCACAAAAAATATATGGCAGATGGCCACCTGGGCCTCCTAGGAAATGTTTATCACGTGTTGCCTAAGAACCCTAAAGGTCCCAACCTTGCTTCTGGATGCCAGGTGGACAG AATTCTATAA